One Phaseolus vulgaris cultivar G19833 chromosome 11, P. vulgaris v2.0, whole genome shotgun sequence genomic window carries:
- the LOC137820856 gene encoding cold shock protein 2 → MSARASGKVKWFNDQKGFGFITPDDGSEDLFVHQSQIKSDGFRSLAEGESVEFAIESDSDGRAKAVDVTGPDGASVQGTRRGGGDGGRSYGGGRGGGGGGYGGGYGGGGGYGGGRGGGGGGGACYNCGESGHLARDCFQGGSGGGDRYGGGGGGGGRYGGGGGGGGRYGGGGGGGGGGSCYNCGESGHFARECPTNGGGR, encoded by the coding sequence ATGAGTGCAAGAGCGAGTGGGAAGGTGAAATGGTTCAACGATCAGAAGGGGTTTGGGTTCATAACCCCCGATGATGGTTCCGAGGATCTTTTCGTTCATCAATCGCAGATCAAATCTGACGGTTTCCGAAGCCTTGCTGAGGGAGAGTCCGTTGAGTTTGCCATTGAATCTGACAGTGACGGACGCGCCAAGGCGGTCGATGTCACCGGTCCTGACGGTGCCAGCGTCCAGGGAACCCGTCGTGGTGGTGGAGATGGAGGCCGAAGCTACGGTGGTGGACGTGGTGGCGGTGGCGGTGGCTACGGCGGCGGATATGGTGGAGGCGGTGGCTATGGTGGTGGACGAGGTGGAGGTGGCGGCGGCGGTGCTTGCTACAACTGTGGAGAGTCCGGTCACCTAGCTAGGGATTGCTTCCAGGGAGGCAGCGGAGGCGGAGACAGGTACGGCGGCGGTGGAGGTGGAGGAGGTAGATATGGTGGCGGCGGCGGTGGAGGAGGAAGGTATGGAGGAGGCGGTGGAGGCGGCGGCGGTGGAAGCTGCTACAACTGTGGGGAGTCTGGGCACTTTGCCAGAGAATGCCCAACTAATGGTGGTGGTCGTTGA
- the LOC137822268 gene encoding chaperone protein dnaJ 11, chloroplastic-like, producing the protein MASLYDVLGISIGASCVEIKAAYRKLARTYHPDVVAMNQKESSAHQFMIIHSAYSTLSDPEKRAQYDTEIYRYRRSANMASMAGRNHTFSCAGGSGRKWETDQLLMILDTGS; encoded by the exons ATGGCTTCCCTCTATGATGTGCTTGgaatttcaatcggtgcaaGCTGCGTGGAAATAAAGGCTGCTTACAGAAAGCTAGCAAGAACATACCATCCTGATGTTGTGGCCATGAATCAGAAGGAAAGCTCAGCTCACCAATTCATGATAATCCATTCAGCTTACTCAACGTTGTCTGACCCAGAAAAGAGAGCTCAATATGACACAGAAATCTACAGATACAGAAGATCAGCAAACATGGCTTCCATGGCAGGAAGAAATCACACATTTTCCTGCGCTGGAGGAAGTGGGAGGAAATGGGAAACGGATCAAT TGTTGATGATTTTGGACACTGGAAGTTGA
- the LOC137828085 gene encoding auxin transporter-like protein 5 has translation MASDKVVETVIAGNYVEMETEGKPKDVKSQLSSFLWHGGSAYDAWFSCASNQVAQVLLTLPYSFSQLGMLSGILFQLLYGLLGSWTAYLISILYVEYRTRKEREKVNFRNHVIQWFEVLDGLLGKHWRNVGLAFNCTFLLFGSVIQLIACASNIYYINDNLDKRTWTYIFGACCATTVFIPSFHNYRIWSFLGLLMTTYTAWYLTVASLLHGQTEGVKHSGPTKLVLYFTGATNILYTFGGHAVTVEIMHAMWKPQKFKAIYLLATLYVLTLTLPSAAAVYWAFGDMLLNHSNAFALLPKSPFRDMAVILMLIHQFITFGFACTPLYFVWEKATGMHECKSLCKRALVRLPVVIPIWFLAIIFPFFGPINSTVGSLLVSFTVYIIPALAHIFTFKSSSARQNAVEQPPKFVGRWVGTFIINSFVVVWVLVVGFGFGGWASMVNFVHQIDTFGLFTKCYQCPPPLLPPQQLNATAPSPLHHPHHGH, from the exons ATGGCATCGGATAAGGTGGTTGAAACAGTAATAGCAGGGAACTACGTGGAAATGGAAACCGAAGGAAAGCCAAAGGACGTAAAATCCCAGTTATCTAGCTTCTTGTGGCACGGTGGTTCTGCTTATGATGCTTGGTTCAGCTGTGCTTCCAACCAG GTGGCTCAAGTGCTGCTTACGTTGCCATACTCATTTTCCCAGCTGGGAATGCTCTCTGGCATACTTTTTCAACTCTTATACGGTTTACTTGGCAGCTGGACGGCTTACCTCATTAGCATACTCTACGTTGAATACAGaacaagaaaagagagagaaaaagttaACTTCAGAAACCATGTCATCCAG TGGTTTGAGGTTCTAGACGGGCTCCTCGGGAAGCACTGGAGAAACGTGGGTTTGGCCTTTAACTGCACATTTCTTCTGTTTGGATCTGTCATACAACTGATAGCTTGTGCAAG TAACATATATTACATAAATGACAACCTGGACAAGAGAACTTGGACTTACATCTTCGGAGCTTGCTGTGCCACCACTGTCTTTATTCCTTCCTTTCACAACTACAGAATCTGGTCCTTTTTGGGCCTCCTCATGACCACTTACACTGCTTGGTACCTCACAGTTGCCTCTCTCCTTCACGGTCAG ACGGAAGGAGTTAAGCATTCGGGTCCGACCAAATTGGTTCTATATTTTACGGGGGCCACAAACATTCTCTACACATTTGGGGGACATGCTGTTACTGT GGAGATAATGCACGCGATGTGGAAACCTCAAAAGTTCAAGGCTATATATCTGCTGGCAACCCTGTATGTGCTGACACTGACGCTTCCATCTGCAGCAGCAGTGTATTGGGCATTCGGAGACATGCTTCTTAATCACTCCAATGCTTTTGCTCTCCTCCCAAAATCACCCTTCCGTGACATGGCTGTCATTTTAATGCTCATCCACCAG TTTATAACATTCGGGTTTGCATGCACCCCATTATACTTCGTGTGGGAGAAAGCAACAGGGATGCATGAGTGCAAGAGCTTATGCAAGCGTGCTTTGGTGAGATTACCAGTGGTGATCCCCATATGGTTCTTGGCCATCATCTTCCCCTTCTTTGGCCCCATCAACTCCACCGTTGGCTCTCTCCTTGTCAGCTTCACCGTTTACATCATCCCTGCCCTCGCCCACATCTTCACCTTCAAATCATCCTCTGCTCGACAG AATGCGGTGGAACAGCCTCCCAAGTTTGTTGGAAGATGGGTTGGAACCTTTATCATCAACTCGTTTGTGGTGGTGTGGGTCCTAGTGGTGGGCTTTGGATTTGGTGGGTGGGCCAGCATGGTTAACTTCGTACACCAGATTGACACGTTTGGACTCTTCACGAAGTGTTACCAATGCCCTCCACCGCTTCTGCCGCCACAACAGCTGAATGCCACCGCGCCTTCGCCGCTTCACCACCCTCATCACGGCCACTAA
- the LOC137824721 gene encoding thaumatin-like protein 1 — MDLIPLSCLTLIALLFTPSGVMGATFTFVNRCDYTVWPGILANAGSPPLQSTGFELPKDTSRAFQASTGWSGRFWARTGCTFDGSGSGSCLTGDCGSGQVECNGAGAAPPATLAEFTLGTGGQDFYDVSLVDGYNLPMIVEGTGGSGLCASTGCTSDLNQQCPAELRASEGSACKSACEAFGSPEYCCSGAYGSPATCRPSIYSEMFKAACPRSYSYAYDDATSTFTCSGADYTVTFCPSSPSQKSSRDTTNPMPSTSSSQGSGTVTGTETGTGMGSEGGAVVYTGAENGVVYDSVTNSGSSSGSGGETMLADGSYLVGLAMGESSPRRTVSMAFVSSASFMLIFTLL; from the exons ATGGATCTCATACCACTCTCATGCCTCACTCTCATTGCTCTCCTCTTCACTCCCTCAG GGGTTATGGGTGCCACCTTCACATTTGTTAACCGATGTGATTACACAGTGTGGCCAGGCATTCTCGCAAATGCGGGTAGCCCACCACTCCAAAGCACCGGCTTCGAGCTTCCCAAGGACACTTCTCGCGCCTTTCAAGCCTCCACCGGCTGGTCCGGTCGTTTCTGGGCCCGAACCGGTTGCACCTTCGACGGATCCGGATCCGGCTCCTGCCTCACCGGAGACTGCGGCTCCGGCCAAGTCGAATGCAACGGCGCCGGAGCCGCCCCGCCGGCCACTCTCGCCGAGTTCACGCTGGGCACCGGAGGCCAGGACTTCTATGACGTCAGCCTCGTCGACGGCTACAACCTTCCCATGATCGTGGAGGGTACTGGCGGGTCAGGCCTATGCGCCTCCACTGGCTGCACGTCGGATCTGAACCAGCAATGCCCGGCGGAGCTGAGAGCTTCCGAGGGAAGCGCGTGCAAGAGCGCGTGCGAGGCTTTTGGTAGTCCCGAGTACTGCTGCAGCGGCGCGTACGGCTCACCCGCCACCTGTAGGCCCTCCATTTACTCGGAGATGTTCAAGGCTGCTTGCCCCAGATCGTATAGCTACGCGTACGATGATGCTACCAGTACGTTCACGTGTAGCGGCGCTGATTATACCGTTACCTTCTGTCCATCCTCTCCAAG TCAGAAATCTTCACGAGATACCACCAACCCCATGCCCTCAACATCATCATCACAAGGGTCAGGGACAGTGACAGGAACGGAAACAGGAACAGGAATGGGATCCGAAGGAGGAGCAGTGGTGTACACGGGTGCGGAAAACGGCGTAGTGTATGACTCCGTTACGAATTCCGGGTCAAGTTCAGGATCCGGAGGAGAAACAATGCTTGCAGATGGGTCATATTTAGTTGGATTGGCCATGGGAGAGTCCTCCCCCAGAAGAACAGTTTCAATGGCGTTTGTGTCCTCAGCTAGCTTTATGCTTATTTTCACCTTGCTTTAG
- the LOC137825874 gene encoding thaumatin-like protein 1b → MGRRLLFLIFLTLVALAFLSEVQSASFRIVNKCRHTIWPGLLSGATSPPLPTTGFALQSGESKTLKIPKSWSGRIWARTLCGRDPDGKFSCATADCGSEKVECVGGAKPPATLAEFTLNGADGLDFYDVSLVDGYNLPMLIVAKDGTRGGCSATGCLVDLNGGCLAELRVTRVNTSRRSLACRSACEAFGDPRFCCSGAYSTPDTCGPSPYSLFFKHACPRAYSYAYDDKTSTYTCASANYLIIFCPLPYSSQKLLGARKDGATLPLVNKTMMYLSRLQSSGSSPSFVVQTQSVAYVASLLVALLLFFPL, encoded by the exons ATGGGTCGCCGGCTTCtctttctcatctttctcacCCTTGTCGCATTAGCTTTCCTCTCAG AGGTTCAATCAGCATCGTTCAGGATTGTGAACAAGTGTCGCCACACGATATGGCCGGGATTACTCTCCGGCGCCACCTCGCCGCCGCTTCCCACCACCGGATTCGCTCTCCAGAGCGGAGAATCGAAGACATTAAAAATCCCGAAATCTTGGTCGGGTCGGATATGGGCACGGACCCTCTGCGGTCGAGACCCGGACGGGAAGTTCTCTTGCGCCACCGCGGACTGCGGCTCCGAAAAGGTAGAGTGCGTCGGCGGTGCCAAGCCTCCGGCGACATTGGCAGAGTTCACCCTTAACGGCGCCGACGGGTTGGACTTCTACGACGTGAGTCTGGTCGACGGTTACAACCTCCCGATGCTGATCGTGGCGAAGGACGGCACCAGGGGCGGGTGCAGCGCCACGGGATGTCTCGTCGACCTCAACGGCGGGTGTCTGGCGGAGCTGAGGGTGACGCGCGTGAACACCAGCCGCAGGAGCCTGGCGTGCCGGAGCGCGTGCGAGGCCTTCGGTGATCCTCGTTTTTGCTGCAGCGGCGCGTACTCGACGCCTGACACGTGTGGTCCTTCTCCCTATTCGCTTTTCTTCAAGCACGCTTGCCCACGCGCGTATAGCTACGCGTATGATGACAAGACCAGCACCTACACATGTGCCTCCGCCAACTATTTGATCATTTTCTGCCCCTTACCCTATTCCAG CCAAAAGCTTCTGGGAGCACGTAAAGATGGGGCAACTCTTCCTCTGGTAAACAAAACTATGATGTACTTATCAAGGCTACAGTCCAGTGGTTCTTCACCATCATTTGTGGTTCAAACGCAGAGTGTAGCTTATGTTGCCTCTCTTTTAGTGGCTCTGTTGCTGTTCTTCCCTCTCTAG